One window from the genome of Rhodothermales bacterium encodes:
- a CDS encoding DEAD/DEAH box helicase, with protein MGDYASYIRSFIRIEDERIAERVEDELRSGLLWPDPLIQLNPSFEPAERVDDLVNEGVLHPTCADIFRLDQDTGGRRSLRLYRHQADAIRVAQAGRNYVLTTGTGSGKSLSYIVPIVDHVLRAGSGQGIKAIVVYPMNALANSQYGELEKFLGDPTTGNAPATFARYTGQENDAQKKAIVANPPDILLTNYVMLELLMTRPQERNLIKAAEGLRFLVLDELHTYRGRQGADVALLVRRVRDRMGGAGLRCVGTSATMASGGSYAEQQAAVADVATRLFGSEVRTEDVIGETLRRATRAWSSDDGAFIDALTTRLNEGRKEAPPSYEDFIADPLSRWIESVFGVRWDEEASRLARVTPRSLLGNDGAAQELSVLTGVSVEQCAHELEAGLMAGYNAGRDPTSGFRPFAFRLHQFISRGDTVHASPEREGDRYVTVHKQQYVPGNRDKVLLPLAFCRECGQEYYTIRRTADPATGRVQYVPRDLRDQYNDELEGEAGFLYLSTSQPWPEDDAAIAMRLPDDWLEETAGGARLRKDRRKYLPSSVAVTADGLEDPIGQRAAFLTAPFRFCLRCGVAYGSRQRSDFAKLTTLGSEGRSTATTILSLSAVRRLRTEQTLKAEARKLLSFTDNRQDAALQAGHFNDFVEVGLLRGALYRAVEDAGARGIRHDELTQRVADAMRLPFDDYAADPTVRFAAKEDTEHAFRQVLGYRLYRDLRRGWRVTAPNLEQAGLLEIDYRSLDELCDADDIWSGLHPALAEANAATRCHVARALLDYMRRELAVKVDYLDARFQERMQQQSAQRLSGAWAMDEDEKLEVATTVLPRSRKKGDWRGHTFLSARGGFGLLLGRPTTFGHLNERPSLKDREEIIRQLFEALRTAGLVERVLEPDGDDEVPGYQVPAAALVWRAGSGERSFHDPIRVPALPEEGGQTNAFFVDFYRHVAQGLHGMEAREHTAQVPYAEREEREERFEDARLPILYCSPTMELGVDIGSLNVVNLRNVPPTPANYAQRSGRAGRSGQPALVFTYCTTGSSHDQYFFRRPERMVAGAVSPPRLDLANEDLVRSHVHAVWLAETRLSLGKSLLDVLDVEGETPSLELHERVRAQIEGDGPRERAGQRVRHILGAVQEALGDADWYSSSWVDDVLRQAPRQFDKACDRWRSLYRSALAQFTAQTAIVKDASRGLRDKNEAKRLRREAEQQLELLTQVDSVGQSDFYSYRYFASEGFLPGYNFPRLPLSAYIPARRKRQHDEFLSRPRFLAISEFGPRAIVYHEGSQYVINKVILPVAAETPGQDDGVLTHRAKRCEQCGYLHPLAGDVDAYDVCERCGEELSVALTQLFRLENVSTKRRERITSDEEERMRLGYEIVTGVRFGEQDGRPTARMGSVRADGHDIAEVAYGNAATLWRINTGWARRKDKHQMGFVLDTERGYWATNEQAAEDPGDAMSKRTQRVIPYVEDRRNALLVTPRRALEPDQMASLQAALKQALQVHYQLEDDELAAEPLPNAGDRRQLLIYEAAEGGAGVLRRLLDAPDDLALVAREALRLCHFDPDTGDDLGQAPGAEERCEAACYDCLMSYRNQRDHALLDRLAIRDVLLELAKARVEASPTVAPRAEHRDVLDRLADSGLERRWLEFLERHGLRLPSEAQPLLAEHGTRPDFVYRDHHALVYVDGPPHDYPDRQRRDEAMTSALEDAGYWVIRFHHEDDWRDIVGRYPSVFGSLS; from the coding sequence GTGGGGGATTACGCCTCCTACATCCGCAGCTTCATTCGCATCGAGGACGAGCGCATCGCAGAGCGTGTCGAGGACGAGCTACGGTCCGGGCTGCTCTGGCCTGACCCGCTGATCCAGCTCAATCCATCGTTCGAACCTGCCGAGCGCGTGGATGACCTAGTCAACGAGGGAGTACTTCACCCGACATGCGCTGACATCTTCCGCCTCGACCAAGACACCGGAGGCAGGCGATCCTTGCGGTTGTACCGCCACCAGGCCGACGCCATCCGCGTCGCTCAGGCGGGCCGCAACTACGTCCTGACTACGGGGACGGGCTCGGGGAAGAGCCTCTCCTACATCGTCCCCATTGTGGACCACGTCCTTCGCGCGGGTAGCGGACAAGGGATTAAGGCGATCGTCGTATACCCCATGAACGCGCTGGCGAACAGCCAGTACGGCGAGCTCGAGAAGTTTCTGGGCGACCCGACCACTGGCAACGCGCCGGCGACCTTCGCACGTTACACGGGGCAGGAAAACGATGCGCAAAAGAAGGCGATCGTCGCGAACCCGCCGGACATCCTGCTCACGAACTACGTGATGCTGGAACTCCTGATGACCCGCCCCCAGGAGCGGAACCTGATCAAAGCCGCAGAGGGGCTGCGCTTCCTCGTGCTAGACGAGCTCCACACGTACCGAGGCCGACAGGGAGCGGATGTCGCCCTCCTGGTCCGACGCGTCCGCGACCGGATGGGGGGGGCTGGCCTCCGGTGCGTCGGGACGTCGGCGACAATGGCGAGTGGGGGGAGCTACGCCGAGCAGCAGGCGGCCGTCGCCGACGTTGCGACGCGGCTGTTCGGGAGTGAGGTTCGTACCGAGGACGTCATCGGCGAGACCCTACGCCGGGCTACTCGTGCTTGGTCATCTGACGATGGGGCGTTCATCGACGCCCTCACGACGCGCTTGAACGAGGGTCGCAAGGAGGCGCCGCCGAGCTACGAAGACTTCATCGCCGACCCGCTCTCTCGGTGGATCGAGAGCGTGTTCGGCGTCAGATGGGACGAAGAGGCTTCGCGGCTTGCGCGGGTGACGCCGCGAAGCCTGCTCGGTAACGACGGGGCTGCCCAAGAGCTGAGCGTTCTCACGGGTGTCTCGGTAGAGCAGTGCGCGCACGAGCTGGAGGCGGGGCTTATGGCCGGCTATAACGCTGGGCGCGACCCCACGTCCGGCTTCCGCCCCTTCGCTTTCCGGCTTCACCAGTTCATCAGCCGGGGCGACACCGTTCATGCATCGCCAGAGCGCGAGGGGGATCGGTACGTCACCGTCCACAAGCAACAATACGTACCCGGCAATCGCGACAAGGTGCTGCTCCCGCTCGCCTTCTGCCGCGAGTGCGGGCAGGAGTACTACACCATCCGTCGCACGGCCGACCCCGCCACGGGCCGGGTCCAGTACGTGCCGCGCGACCTCCGGGACCAGTACAACGACGAGCTCGAAGGAGAGGCCGGCTTCCTCTACTTGAGCACCTCGCAGCCGTGGCCAGAGGACGATGCCGCAATCGCCATGCGGCTTCCGGACGATTGGCTAGAGGAGACTGCTGGGGGGGCGCGACTGCGCAAAGACCGGCGCAAGTACCTCCCGTCCTCCGTCGCCGTGACGGCAGATGGGTTGGAAGACCCAATCGGCCAACGGGCCGCGTTCCTCACCGCTCCGTTCAGATTCTGCTTACGGTGCGGGGTCGCGTACGGGAGCCGCCAACGCAGCGACTTCGCCAAGCTCACCACGCTCGGCTCGGAGGGGCGGAGCACTGCGACGACGATCCTAAGTCTCTCGGCGGTACGACGGCTTCGCACGGAGCAGACGCTCAAGGCGGAAGCCCGCAAGCTCCTCTCGTTCACGGACAACCGACAGGACGCCGCTCTCCAGGCTGGGCATTTCAACGATTTCGTCGAAGTGGGCCTGCTCCGCGGCGCGCTCTACCGAGCCGTGGAGGACGCCGGCGCGCGGGGTATTCGCCACGACGAGCTTACGCAGCGAGTAGCGGATGCGATGCGGCTCCCCTTCGATGACTACGCCGCCGACCCCACCGTCCGGTTCGCCGCTAAGGAGGACACGGAGCACGCATTCCGACAAGTGCTGGGTTACCGGCTCTACCGCGATCTCCGGCGCGGATGGCGCGTGACGGCTCCGAACCTGGAGCAAGCCGGCCTGCTCGAGATCGACTACCGCTCGCTCGACGAGCTGTGTGATGCCGACGATATCTGGTCGGGGCTGCACCCCGCCCTCGCCGAGGCCAACGCGGCGACGCGGTGCCACGTGGCGCGTGCCCTTCTCGACTACATGCGGCGCGAGCTCGCCGTGAAGGTCGATTACCTCGATGCCCGCTTCCAGGAGCGGATGCAACAGCAGAGCGCACAGCGGCTCTCAGGCGCGTGGGCCATGGACGAGGACGAGAAGTTAGAGGTGGCCACGACCGTGCTGCCCCGATCGCGTAAAAAGGGCGACTGGCGCGGGCACACATTCCTCTCAGCCCGAGGCGGGTTTGGGCTGCTGCTCGGCCGTCCGACTACGTTCGGGCACCTAAACGAGCGCCCTTCGCTGAAAGATCGGGAGGAGATCATCCGCCAGCTGTTCGAGGCGCTGCGGACGGCGGGGCTCGTGGAGCGCGTGCTGGAGCCGGACGGAGACGACGAGGTGCCTGGGTACCAGGTCCCCGCTGCAGCACTCGTGTGGCGGGCCGGGAGCGGAGAGCGATCGTTCCACGACCCCATCCGCGTGCCGGCACTGCCCGAGGAGGGCGGTCAGACGAACGCCTTCTTCGTCGACTTCTACCGACATGTCGCTCAGGGACTGCATGGGATGGAGGCCCGTGAACATACCGCGCAGGTGCCCTACGCCGAGCGCGAGGAGCGCGAGGAGCGCTTCGAGGACGCCCGCCTGCCCATCCTCTACTGCTCGCCGACGATGGAGCTGGGGGTCGACATCGGCAGCCTCAACGTCGTCAACCTCCGCAACGTCCCGCCCACCCCGGCCAACTACGCCCAGCGGAGCGGCCGCGCCGGCCGAAGCGGCCAGCCTGCCCTCGTCTTCACCTACTGCACGACCGGCTCCTCGCACGACCAATACTTCTTCCGGCGGCCCGAGCGGATGGTCGCGGGGGCCGTCTCGCCTCCCCGGCTTGACCTCGCCAATGAGGACCTCGTGCGCTCCCACGTCCACGCTGTGTGGTTGGCCGAGACGCGCCTGAGTCTTGGTAAGTCGCTCCTCGACGTGCTCGACGTGGAAGGCGAGACGCCCTCCCTAGAGCTCCACGAGCGCGTGCGTGCTCAGATCGAGGGCGACGGGCCGCGCGAACGGGCGGGGCAACGGGTCCGTCACATCCTCGGTGCCGTCCAAGAGGCGCTAGGCGATGCAGACTGGTATAGTTCCAGTTGGGTCGACGACGTGCTCCGCCAGGCGCCGCGGCAGTTCGACAAGGCGTGCGACCGGTGGCGCTCCCTCTACCGCTCGGCGCTCGCGCAGTTCACTGCGCAGACGGCCATTGTGAAGGACGCCTCCCGCGGGCTCCGTGATAAGAACGAAGCCAAACGGCTCCGGCGCGAGGCCGAGCAGCAGCTCGAGCTGCTGACGCAGGTCGACAGCGTGGGGCAGAGCGATTTCTACAGCTACCGCTACTTCGCCAGCGAGGGGTTCCTCCCCGGCTACAACTTCCCGCGCCTCCCCCTGTCGGCCTACATCCCCGCCCGGCGGAAACGCCAGCACGACGAGTTCCTCTCGCGACCGCGGTTCCTCGCCATCAGCGAGTTCGGACCTCGGGCTATCGTCTACCACGAGGGGTCGCAGTACGTCATCAACAAGGTGATCCTCCCGGTGGCTGCCGAGACGCCCGGCCAAGACGACGGCGTGCTCACCCATCGGGCCAAGCGGTGCGAGCAGTGTGGCTACCTCCACCCCCTCGCCGGCGACGTCGACGCTTACGACGTGTGCGAGCGGTGTGGGGAGGAGCTGTCGGTTGCGCTGACCCAGCTGTTCCGGCTCGAGAACGTCTCCACGAAGCGACGCGAGCGCATCACCTCCGACGAGGAGGAGCGGATGCGGCTCGGATACGAGATCGTTACCGGTGTCCGGTTCGGGGAGCAGGACGGGCGCCCTACGGCGCGCATGGGGTCCGTTCGCGCAGACGGCCACGACATCGCCGAGGTAGCGTATGGTAACGCCGCGACGCTCTGGCGGATCAACACGGGCTGGGCGCGGCGGAAGGACAAGCACCAAATGGGGTTCGTGCTCGACACCGAGCGGGGGTACTGGGCCACGAACGAGCAGGCTGCCGAGGACCCGGGCGACGCCATGTCGAAGCGGACACAACGCGTGATCCCGTACGTCGAGGACCGCCGCAACGCCCTCCTCGTAACGCCGCGGCGAGCGCTGGAACCGGACCAGATGGCCTCGCTCCAGGCTGCGCTCAAGCAAGCCCTCCAGGTGCACTATCAGCTCGAGGACGATGAGCTCGCCGCGGAGCCTCTACCCAATGCTGGGGACCGCCGCCAGCTCCTCATCTACGAGGCGGCCGAAGGCGGGGCCGGCGTGCTCCGCCGCCTGCTCGACGCGCCGGACGACCTCGCGCTCGTGGCACGGGAGGCGCTCCGGCTGTGCCATTTCGACCCCGATACCGGCGACGACCTCGGGCAGGCGCCGGGCGCGGAGGAGCGCTGCGAGGCGGCCTGCTACGACTGCCTCATGAGCTACCGCAACCAGCGAGACCACGCGCTTCTTGATCGGCTGGCGATTCGCGACGTACTCCTAGAGCTTGCCAAGGCACGCGTCGAGGCCTCACCTACCGTGGCACCTCGTGCGGAGCACCGGGACGTGCTCGACCGGCTGGCGGATTCCGGTCTTGAGCGCCGGTGGCTAGAGTTCCTCGAGCGGCATGGGCTCCGGCTGCCGTCGGAGGCGCAGCCTCTTCTGGCTGAGCACGGCACGCGCCCCGATTTCGTCTACCGGGACCACCATGCTCTCGTGTATGTCGACGGTCCCCCCCACGATTACCCCGACCGCCAGCGTCGCGACGAGGCGATGACGTCGGCACTGGAAGACGCCGGGTACTGGGTCATCCGCTTCCACCACGAGGACGACTGGCGCGACATCGTGGGGCGCTACCCCTCGGTGTTCGGCTCCCTCTCCTGA
- a CDS encoding HNH endonuclease produces MRVYIAITDANWFSHLFQLALRPEGLDEANFWKPSGRTGFRALSFGEPLLFKLRVADGDAIAGFGLFAAFRHLSVREAWRAFGEANGAASLEEMAARVAQYVAGVELGYGALQHRVGCLLLAAPVLFPREMWIRKPDDWAPSIQVGKGYDSTRGEGRRIWQACLERTATLGQALDLGDPMDIPTGTSRELGAQRTLFNVDPGERYGAPKTIRPRLGQGTFRYALEQAYGRCAVTGEHSLPALDAAHIVPYGEGGDHALENGLLLRADVHRLFDSGYVTVTPDYEFRVSRRLRDDYDNGKVYYQHDGQTIWTPGAPYPKPDPERLELHSTKRFLDA; encoded by the coding sequence ATGCGCGTCTATATCGCCATCACCGATGCCAACTGGTTCAGCCACCTCTTCCAGCTGGCCCTGCGCCCCGAGGGGCTCGACGAGGCCAATTTCTGGAAGCCATCGGGGCGCACGGGCTTCCGGGCCTTGTCATTCGGCGAGCCTCTCCTGTTCAAGCTCCGCGTCGCTGACGGTGACGCCATCGCCGGCTTCGGTCTCTTCGCCGCCTTCCGCCACCTCAGCGTCCGCGAGGCGTGGCGAGCATTCGGCGAGGCCAACGGCGCAGCGTCCCTCGAGGAGATGGCCGCTCGCGTCGCTCAATACGTTGCTGGCGTGGAACTCGGATACGGAGCACTCCAGCACCGTGTCGGTTGCCTTCTTCTCGCCGCGCCCGTTCTCTTCCCCCGAGAGATGTGGATCCGAAAGCCCGACGACTGGGCTCCGTCGATCCAAGTGGGCAAGGGATACGACTCGACGCGAGGGGAAGGCCGCCGGATCTGGCAGGCATGCCTCGAGCGCACAGCCACGCTCGGCCAAGCCCTCGACCTGGGCGATCCGATGGACATTCCCACCGGCACGAGCCGTGAACTTGGAGCGCAGCGGACGCTCTTCAACGTCGACCCCGGCGAGCGCTATGGTGCCCCGAAGACCATCCGCCCCCGCCTCGGCCAGGGCACGTTCCGCTACGCCCTCGAACAGGCTTATGGCCGGTGCGCCGTCACGGGCGAACACTCGCTCCCCGCCCTCGACGCCGCCCACATCGTCCCCTACGGCGAGGGCGGCGACCACGCCCTCGAGAACGGACTCCTCCTCCGCGCCGACGTCCACCGCCTCTTCGACAGCGGCTACGTCACCGTCACCCCAGACTACGAGTTCCGCGTGAGCCGCCGCCTCCGCGACGACTACGACAATGGGAAAGTCTACTACCAACACGACGGCCAGACCATCTGGACGCCAGGCGCCCCGTACCCGAAGCCGGACCCCGAGCGGCTCGAACTCCATTCCACGAAGCGGTTCCTAGATGCGTAA
- a CDS encoding deoxyhypusine synthase family protein, with translation MPVDTQTATDYAAVARFVRHHYRHFNAAALVDAADGYRAHLDGGGRMLVSLAGAMSTAELGLSLAEMIRQDKVHIISCTGANLEEDLFNLVAHDFYERVPHYRDLSPADEQALLERGMNRVTDTCIPEEEAFRRLEKALVGQWTQAEADGERYFPHEYLYRIIRSGELEGYYQIDPKDSWLVAAAEKGLPIVVPGWEDSTSGNIFAAHVLLGDVKSPHTVKTGIEYMTWLADWYTETSADGGIGFFQIGGGIAGDFPICVVPMLEQDMDRRTPLWAYFCQISDSTTSFGSYSGAVPNEKITWGKLGPDTPKYVVESDATIVAPLLFACVLADAE, from the coding sequence ATGCCCGTCGACACCCAGACCGCCACCGACTACGCCGCCGTCGCCCGCTTCGTCCGGCACCACTACCGCCACTTCAACGCCGCCGCGCTCGTCGACGCCGCCGACGGCTACCGCGCCCACCTCGACGGCGGCGGGCGGATGCTGGTCTCCCTCGCCGGGGCGATGAGCACGGCCGAGCTCGGGCTCAGCCTCGCCGAGATGATCCGGCAGGACAAGGTCCACATCATCTCCTGCACCGGCGCGAACCTCGAAGAGGACCTCTTCAACCTCGTCGCCCACGACTTTTACGAGCGCGTCCCCCACTACCGCGACCTCAGCCCGGCCGACGAGCAGGCGCTTCTGGAGCGCGGGATGAACCGCGTCACCGACACCTGCATCCCCGAGGAAGAAGCGTTCCGCCGACTCGAAAAAGCCCTCGTCGGGCAGTGGACGCAGGCCGAGGCCGACGGCGAGCGCTACTTCCCGCACGAGTACCTCTACCGGATCATCCGCTCGGGCGAGTTGGAGGGGTACTACCAGATCGATCCGAAGGACTCGTGGCTCGTCGCCGCGGCTGAGAAGGGCCTCCCCATCGTCGTCCCGGGTTGGGAGGACTCCACGTCGGGCAACATCTTCGCCGCTCACGTCCTGCTGGGCGACGTGAAGAGCCCGCACACCGTCAAGACCGGGATCGAGTACATGACCTGGCTGGCCGACTGGTACACCGAGACGAGCGCCGACGGCGGCATCGGCTTCTTCCAGATCGGCGGTGGCATCGCGGGTGACTTCCCCATCTGCGTCGTCCCGATGCTGGAGCAGGACATGGACCGGCGGACGCCGCTGTGGGCTTACTTCTGCCAGATCTCCGACTCCACGACGAGCTTCGGCTCGTACTCCGGCGCCGTGCCGAACGAGAAGATCACGTGGGGCAAGCTCGGCCCCGACACGCCGAAGTACGTCGTCGAGAGCGACGCGACGATCGTGGCGCCGCTGCTCTTCGCGTGCGTGCTGGCGGACGCTGAGTGA
- the speA gene encoding biosynthetic arginine decarboxylase, whose product MSPDTLAPTPDAVAAELTEAEAWTPADAERLYHVPSWGERYFHVNERGHAAVRPCYGSDLSVDIHAVAEELGRQGVEFPALIRFQDLLATRVTELNEAFRSAISEAGYEGRYTGVYPIKVNQLREVVEDIVEAGKPYDFGLECGSKAELVATLSHLEDDETLLICNGYKDNEMLRLMLTFQRLGKNVIPVVEKLAEFEAIERLANEMGVEPRFGLRVRLAASGSGKWAESGGDHSKFGVSTPDLLDIVDRLEATGRTEALHLLHFHLGSQIADINNLKAAVREISRVYAYLRHRGLPVRYIDCGGGLGVNYEAGALGSHGAVDYSVQEYANAIVFAVKEICDAEEVPHPTLVSENGRALTAHHSVLIVEVFGATTKPEADPDWTPAKGDHAILHELHRIHDLVRSNGRGLRLAEILEAYHDAAEQRQQADTLFSFGYLDLAEKARAERLYWSVCRAINQRVHRADPEWLPPDLDALDDHLVDQYLCAFSVFQSILDHWAIGQRFPIMPIHRLDEEPTRRATLVDLTCDSDGKVSHFVAPDHDKRFLEVHPLEKDGRYFLGFFLMGAYQDILGDTHNLFGGVTEAHVYADDEEPENFYVETVIRGTTVQEMLGRVQYFPQGLEKKMELLLRKKSKDGTIRPREATAVLDAYRRVLGTYTYYDTQFE is encoded by the coding sequence TTGAGCCCTGACACCCTCGCCCCCACGCCCGACGCCGTCGCCGCCGAACTCACCGAAGCGGAAGCTTGGACCCCGGCCGACGCCGAGCGGCTCTACCACGTCCCGTCCTGGGGCGAGCGCTACTTCCACGTCAACGAGCGTGGGCACGCGGCCGTCCGCCCGTGCTACGGCAGCGACCTCTCCGTCGACATCCACGCCGTCGCCGAGGAGCTCGGGCGGCAGGGCGTCGAGTTCCCCGCCCTTATCCGGTTCCAGGACCTCCTCGCCACGCGCGTCACCGAGCTGAACGAGGCGTTCCGCTCGGCCATCTCCGAGGCGGGGTACGAGGGGCGCTACACCGGCGTCTACCCGATCAAGGTCAACCAGCTCCGCGAGGTCGTCGAGGACATCGTCGAGGCGGGGAAGCCGTACGACTTCGGGCTGGAGTGTGGGTCGAAGGCCGAGCTCGTCGCCACGCTCTCGCACCTCGAAGACGACGAGACGCTGCTGATCTGCAACGGCTATAAGGACAATGAAATGCTCCGGCTGATGCTGACCTTCCAGCGGCTCGGCAAGAACGTCATCCCCGTCGTCGAGAAGCTGGCCGAGTTCGAAGCGATCGAGCGGCTGGCGAACGAGATGGGCGTCGAGCCCCGGTTCGGCCTCCGCGTCCGCCTCGCGGCGAGCGGCTCCGGCAAGTGGGCCGAGTCCGGCGGCGACCACTCGAAGTTCGGCGTCTCGACGCCGGACCTCCTCGACATCGTGGACCGGCTGGAGGCGACGGGGCGGACCGAGGCGCTGCACCTGCTCCACTTCCACCTCGGCAGCCAGATCGCCGACATCAACAACCTCAAGGCGGCCGTCCGCGAGATCTCCCGCGTCTACGCCTACCTCCGCCACCGCGGCCTCCCCGTCCGCTACATCGACTGCGGCGGCGGGCTCGGCGTGAACTACGAGGCCGGCGCGCTCGGCTCCCACGGCGCCGTCGATTACTCGGTGCAGGAGTACGCCAACGCCATCGTCTTCGCCGTGAAGGAGATTTGCGACGCCGAGGAGGTCCCGCACCCCACGCTCGTGAGCGAGAACGGCCGCGCCCTCACCGCCCACCACTCCGTCCTCATCGTCGAGGTCTTCGGCGCGACGACGAAGCCGGAGGCCGACCCGGATTGGACGCCTGCGAAGGGCGATCACGCCATCCTCCACGAGCTCCACCGCATCCACGACCTCGTCCGCTCGAACGGCCGCGGGCTCCGCCTCGCCGAGATCCTCGAAGCCTACCACGACGCCGCCGAGCAGCGCCAGCAGGCCGACACCCTCTTCTCGTTCGGCTACCTCGACCTCGCCGAGAAGGCCCGCGCCGAGCGGCTCTACTGGAGCGTCTGCCGCGCCATCAACCAGCGCGTCCACCGCGCCGACCCCGAGTGGCTCCCGCCCGACCTCGACGCGCTCGACGACCACCTCGTCGACCAGTACCTCTGCGCGTTCTCCGTCTTCCAGTCGATCCTCGATCACTGGGCGATCGGCCAGCGCTTCCCGATCATGCCGATCCACCGGCTCGACGAGGAGCCCACGAGACGCGCCACGCTCGTCGACCTCACGTGTGACTCCGACGGGAAGGTGAGCCACTTCGTCGCGCCCGACCACGACAAGCGCTTCCTCGAAGTCCACCCGCTCGAGAAGGACGGCCGCTACTTCCTCGGCTTCTTCCTGATGGGGGCCTACCAGGACATCCTCGGCGACACGCACAACCTGTTCGGCGGCGTCACCGAGGCCCACGTCTACGCCGACGACGAGGAGCCGGAGAACTTCTACGTCGAGACCGTGATTCGGGGCACGACGGTGCAGGAGATGCTCGGGCGCGTCCAGTACTTCCCGCAGGGTCTGGAGAAGAAGATGGAACTGCTCCTCCGCAAGAAGTCG